In the Sarcophilus harrisii chromosome 1, mSarHar1.11, whole genome shotgun sequence genome, one interval contains:
- the IRX1 gene encoding iroquois-class homeodomain protein IRX-1 isoform X2 codes for MSFPQLGYPQYLSASQAVYGSDRPGVLAAAAAAAAAAAASGRPGGAELGSGSAAVTSVLGMYASPYSAPNYSAFLPYTADLSLFSQMGSQYELKDNPGVHPATFAAHTAPGYYPYGQFQYGDPGRPKNATRESTSTLKAWLNEHRKNPYPTKGEKIMLAIITKMTLTQVSTWFANARRRLKKENKVTWGARSKDQEDGNLFGSDNEGDPEKTEDDEEIDLESIDIDKIDENDGEQSNEEEEDKSENLRTSEEDSLDKEKELPLSGSEGLKPKDSLSLSKDISDSSTRILSPSGQSNLQGPPHNKPKIWSLAETATSPDGALKSSPPPPPPPSSQVNHTSQLQHPAFLPSHGLYTCQIGKFHNWTNGAFLTQSSLLNVRSFLGVNHHHAAHHNHHLQAQQAPSVLTATLGALNSDKASERISPKHTERENVPRTDSPPQQLKSPFQPVRDK; via the exons ATGTCCTTCCCCCAACTGGGCTACCCGCAGTATCTCAGCGCCAGCCAGGCTGTGTACGGGAGCGACCGGCCTGGGGTCCTGGCCGCAGCCGCAGCCGCTGCAGCAGCGGCAGCCGCCTCGGGCCGGCCCGGGGGCGCGGAACTCGGGAGCGGCTCAGCCGCTGTCACCTCTGTGCTAGGCATGTATGCCAGCCCCTACAGCGCGCCCAACTACAGCGCTTTTTTGCCCTACACCGCCGACCTCAGCCTTTTTTCCCAGATG gGTTCTCAGTATGAACTTAAGGACAATCCAGGAGTCCATCCTGCAACCTTTGCAGCTCATACCGCCCCTGGCTATTACCCTTATGGACAGTTCCAATATGGGGACCCGGGGAGGCCCAAGAACGCCACTCGGGAAAGCACCAGCACCTTGAAGGCCTGGTTGAATGAACATCGCAAGAATCCTTATCCCACGAAAGGGGAGAAGATCATGTTGGCCATCATCACTAAGATGACCCTTACTCAGGTCTCCACCTGGTTTGCTAACGCCCGCCGAAGgctaaagaaggaaaacaaagtgaCTTGGGGGGCAAGAAGCAAAGACCAGGAGGACGGCAACCTTTTCGGTAGCGACAACGAAGGGGATCCAGAAAAGACAGAAGATGATGAGGAGATAGACTTGGAGAGCATAGATATTGACAAGATTGATGAGAACGACGGAGAACAGAGCAACGAAGAGGAGGAGGATAAATCTGAAAATCTCAGGACCAGTGAAGAAGACAGTCTGGACAAGGAGAAAGAGTTGCCCTTGTCAGGATCTGAAGGACTTAAACCCAAAGACTCTCTGTCCCTGTCGAAAGACATCTCTGACAGTAGCACACGGATCTTGAGCCCTAGCGGACAAAGCAATTTGCAGGGGCCACCTCACAATAAACCCAAGATCTGGTCTCTGGCGGAGACTGCCACCAGCCCTGATGGCGCCCTTAAGTCCTCCCCgcctcctccaccccctccttcttcccaggTCAATCACACTTCCCAGCTCCAGCACCCCGCTTTCTTGCCCAGCCACGGACTCTACACGTGCCAAATTGGCAAATTTCACAACTGGACAAACGGGGCTTTTCTCACTCAGAGCTCTCTCTTGAATGTTAGGTCCTTCTTAGGAGTAAATCACCACCACGCAGCACACCACAACCACCACCTCCAGGCCCAGCAAGCGCCTTCCGTCCTCACAGCCACTCTGGGAGCGCTCAATAGCGACAAAGCCTCCGAAAGAATCAGTCCTAAACACACAG aaagagaaaatgtacCCAGGACGGATTCTCCTCCTCAGCAGTTAAAATCGCCCTTTCAACCTGTCCGCGACAA
- the IRX1 gene encoding iroquois-class homeodomain protein IRX-1 isoform X1, whose amino-acid sequence MSFPQLGYPQYLSASQAVYGSDRPGVLAAAAAAAAAAAASGRPGGAELGSGSAAVTSVLGMYASPYSAPNYSAFLPYTADLSLFSQMGSQYELKDNPGVHPATFAAHTAPGYYPYGQFQYGDPGRPKNATRESTSTLKAWLNEHRKNPYPTKGEKIMLAIITKMTLTQVSTWFANARRRLKKENKVTWGARSKDQEDGNLFGSDNEGDPEKTEDDEEIDLESIDIDKIDENDGEQSNEEEEDKSENLRTSEEDSLDKEKELPLSGSEGLKPKDSLSLSKDISDSSTRILSPSGQSNLQGPPHNKPKIWSLAETATSPDGALKSSPPPPPPPSSQVNHTSQLQHPAFLPSHGLYTCQIGKFHNWTNGAFLTQSSLLNVRSFLGVNHHHAAHHNHHLQAQQAPSVLTATLGALNSDKASERISPKHTERENVPRTDSPPQQLKSPFQPVRDNSLAQQEGTPRILAALPSA is encoded by the exons ATGTCCTTCCCCCAACTGGGCTACCCGCAGTATCTCAGCGCCAGCCAGGCTGTGTACGGGAGCGACCGGCCTGGGGTCCTGGCCGCAGCCGCAGCCGCTGCAGCAGCGGCAGCCGCCTCGGGCCGGCCCGGGGGCGCGGAACTCGGGAGCGGCTCAGCCGCTGTCACCTCTGTGCTAGGCATGTATGCCAGCCCCTACAGCGCGCCCAACTACAGCGCTTTTTTGCCCTACACCGCCGACCTCAGCCTTTTTTCCCAGATG gGTTCTCAGTATGAACTTAAGGACAATCCAGGAGTCCATCCTGCAACCTTTGCAGCTCATACCGCCCCTGGCTATTACCCTTATGGACAGTTCCAATATGGGGACCCGGGGAGGCCCAAGAACGCCACTCGGGAAAGCACCAGCACCTTGAAGGCCTGGTTGAATGAACATCGCAAGAATCCTTATCCCACGAAAGGGGAGAAGATCATGTTGGCCATCATCACTAAGATGACCCTTACTCAGGTCTCCACCTGGTTTGCTAACGCCCGCCGAAGgctaaagaaggaaaacaaagtgaCTTGGGGGGCAAGAAGCAAAGACCAGGAGGACGGCAACCTTTTCGGTAGCGACAACGAAGGGGATCCAGAAAAGACAGAAGATGATGAGGAGATAGACTTGGAGAGCATAGATATTGACAAGATTGATGAGAACGACGGAGAACAGAGCAACGAAGAGGAGGAGGATAAATCTGAAAATCTCAGGACCAGTGAAGAAGACAGTCTGGACAAGGAGAAAGAGTTGCCCTTGTCAGGATCTGAAGGACTTAAACCCAAAGACTCTCTGTCCCTGTCGAAAGACATCTCTGACAGTAGCACACGGATCTTGAGCCCTAGCGGACAAAGCAATTTGCAGGGGCCACCTCACAATAAACCCAAGATCTGGTCTCTGGCGGAGACTGCCACCAGCCCTGATGGCGCCCTTAAGTCCTCCCCgcctcctccaccccctccttcttcccaggTCAATCACACTTCCCAGCTCCAGCACCCCGCTTTCTTGCCCAGCCACGGACTCTACACGTGCCAAATTGGCAAATTTCACAACTGGACAAACGGGGCTTTTCTCACTCAGAGCTCTCTCTTGAATGTTAGGTCCTTCTTAGGAGTAAATCACCACCACGCAGCACACCACAACCACCACCTCCAGGCCCAGCAAGCGCCTTCCGTCCTCACAGCCACTCTGGGAGCGCTCAATAGCGACAAAGCCTCCGAAAGAATCAGTCCTAAACACACAG aaagagaaaatgtacCCAGGACGGATTCTCCTCCTCAGCAGTTAAAATCGCCCTTTCAACCTGTCCGCGACAA TTCTTTGGCTCAGCAAGAGGGAACACCGCGAATTTTAGCAGCTCTCCCTTCCGCTtga